One window from the genome of Parasteatoda tepidariorum isolate YZ-2023 chromosome 8, CAS_Ptep_4.0, whole genome shotgun sequence encodes:
- the LOC107442327 gene encoding zinc finger protein 28-like — MGEKSSNKCKLKKRYLSLHGEKSFSCSLCNKIFRQKRYLDQHYLIHSEKSYSCSICDKSFNQKRYLDQHNLVHTGEKFYSCSVCDKTFTQSTNLRKHFRLHTGEKPYSCSVCDKTFTQKAHLNIHHLVHTGEKPYSCNLCDKTFTQKTSLNQHCRTHASEKSFSCSVCYKSFTHELSLKQHSLLHTREKFFPCNVCDKKFSQKAHLNEHSRIHSGEKPYSCSVCDKAFPRKHHLVNHSRIHTGEKPFSCSVCNKTFSRKTHLNSHYLVHTGEKPYLCSVCNKTFSQKSHLNKHSRIHAPKKPYLSIVC, encoded by the coding sequence aTGGGGGAAAAATCttctaataaatgtaaattaaaaaaacgctaTTTGTCCCTACACGGTGAGAAATCTTTTTCATGCAgtttgtgtaataaaattttcagacaaaaaagatatttagaCCAACATTATCTTATTCATTCTGAAAAGTCTTACTCGTGTAGTATTTGTGACAaatcttttaatcaaaaaagatatttagatCAGCATAATCTTGTTCATACTGGGGAAAAATTTTACTCATGCAGTGTATGCGATAAAACATTCACACAGAGCACTAATTTGAGGAAACACTTTCGTCTTCATACTGGTGAAAAGCCTTATTCATGCAGTGTATGTGATAAAACGTTCACACAGAAAgctcatttaaatattcaccACCTTGTTCATACTGGAGAGAAACCTTATTCATGCAATTTGTGTGATAAAACATTCACACAAAAAACCAGTTTAAATCAGCACTGTCGAACTCATGCGTCAGAGAAATCTTTTTCATGCAGTGTATGTTACAAATCTTTCACACATGAACTTAGTTTAAAACAACACTCTCTGCTTCATACCcgagaaaaattttttccatgcaatgtttgtgataaaaaattctCCCAAAAAGCTCATTTAAACGAGCACTCCCGTATTCATAGTGGAGAAAAGCCATATTCTTGCAGTGTATGTGATAAAGCATTCCCAAGGAAGCATCATTTAGTTAACCACTCTCGTATTCATACTGGAGAAAAGCCCTTTTCTTGTAGTGtgtgtaataaaacattttcacgGAAAACTCATTTAAATAGTCACTACCTAGTTCATACAGGAGAAAAACCTTATTTATGCAGTGtgtgtaataaaacattttcacagAAATCTCATTTAAATAAGCATTCTCGGATTCATGCTccaaaaaaaccttatttatcCATTGTGTGTTAG